The sequence TCTTATCACTTCCCTTACTGTGAGGCACGCCAAAAGCAGCAGACATCTTCAGTCCAGCTTTCCCTTTCTATACCACTGGTGTCGTGAGTAAGTTTTCGGGGATTGTTTTCTGAGTGACTTTTAACTGGGCTTTACTGGCCTTTGGTATGTATAGTAGGTTCACCTTCTTTCATTTGATTGTGTTCTACTTTTGTATTGTACCATTCTGCCTTAGAGTACTGTATTCTTTTCATAATGAGAATACAACTAAAAGGGAAATACCCCCTAAGGTGGAACCCTCTGTAGCGATAGTTGTCCaagacaattattattaataattataattcccAGTGAGGCGACTATTAAGGATAGCGCTTACTGTAAGGTTGAGAGCATCCTTAAGCTCCTCTTCGTGGCCTCCTTGCTACCCAATGTAGCTTCTGCATTGGTTAATAAAGCCATGGAGAAGTTATTTGAAGCTTTCAGAAGGCTTGTTAGCTGTCAGACTGGGGTCTGAATTGTTGTCTTTAGTAGAGCAGATTTAGGGAGCCACAGTGTACTTGGGAGATGCGGTCTGATCGGGGCTAGGATTTCTAGATGCTGGTCTGATCGGGGATAGGATTTCTAGATGCTGGTCTGATCGGGGATAGGATTTTAGCCTCGGCTGTCTCGGCTCATTGGACTCTCACTTAAATCCTGGGACACTGACATGAAGTATTAAGTGCACTCTAGACTCCCTTCCATTCTTTGGAGGTGTCTTATTTGTCCCTGAACTGAATAAGATTTATCTACCAAGCTACAGGCTGAAAGCATACTTTTCCTCTTGTTAACGCTTCAAAAGCTAGTGGACCCAGTTTTAGCTTCTTTAATTTATCAGGTAAAATGAGAAATCAGTAACCCTGATTGCACTTTTCTGCCCCAAGGCAGGTAAACAGGCTTGGGCTGCTAAACGTCCAGCAGCCAGATCATCTGTATAACAGTTTTTTTTTCAACCTGGGGTGGAGGCACATCTACTCATCTTCAGGGACCAGTGGTTCAATTCCATTACAGATGCCTGGGTGAGAGGGATTGTGGGTCTGGGATACATTATAGATCTCCTCAAAAACCCACCCAGGTGGCTTTTCACCATCACTATCAGTTTGAGGGTCTTCCATTTggcctggccatggatccaagaGTTTTCACCAAGGTGATGTCAGCTTTGCGGCGGTCCAGGGTAGTGACAGTCATTCCGTACTTGGATGATCTGTTGATCAAAGCATAACATTTGTTAGGGGGGCCACGAAGATACAGTTGGACATTGCAATGGCTGTTGCATACCTCAAACACAAGGATGCACCCTGAGTCCTCTTGCCATATGAATCCAGCAAGATCTTGCATTGGGGCGGAATTAAATGTTCAGGCCATAATTGCACTTTTCATCCAGGGGGTAGACAACTGGGAGGCAAACATTCTAAACGGACAGACTTTTCACCCATCATTTGAGCCCTTGAATTCAGGAGAGTGCAAGTTTTTAACTTTGAAAACAGTTTTCCTTTTAGCTGTTTCAACTGCTAGAAGAGTTTCAGAGCTGGCAGCTTTGTTCTGCAAGCCTTTTATTCTTATATTACATGAGAACAAGGCAGTCCTTCAGGCCATACCTTCCTTTCAGCCTAATGTGATTTCACTGAATCAGGGTAGGTTTCCATAGGAAGAGGGCTCTCTTCTGTCTCGGGATGTTGTCAGAGCATTGAGGACCTATGTTCATAGGACCTGTAACATTCGCCATACATTTTTATGATGCTCATATAAGGGGTTGGCTGGCATCCAAGGTATCCATTGCTAGATGGATTATGTCTGTTTTTCATCAGGCTTACAGTGGAGCAGGACAATTAGGACAAACTGTTCCAGAAAATCTTCGAGTTCACTCCACTAGGTCTGTGATTGGCTCCTCTGCTGAGCAGCTAAGTTTGGCTGCTACTTAGTCCTCACTTTACATTTTTACCAAGTTCTATAGTTTGTGGTATACATCTAGGGATGCCAGTTTTTGAAGGAAGGTGCTTCACATCACTTCTACTGAGCTTTCCCACCTATATAAACAGCTTTGAGACACCCTCAATGTCTCCAATGTCCCCAATTGGATGCcggagaaaaaaacatttttatacttacgttgAATCTTTTTATCTTAATCTACTGGGGGAACACTAGACACCCATCATTTTATGCTCCACTTCTCCTTTTCTGTTTTTGGAGGAGCTATTTATGTGTTTCTCCTGCTCTGTCTAGAGGGGTTTGGTTAAAAAGTAACAGAAGCTGCAGCAAATGTTAGACAAGTGCCCGGGTTCCTGACTGCACCTTTATACCCCAACATCTCCAGTGATCCCAATGTATTGAGagaaaattcccttttttcaTATATCTGTACACTGTGTAGATGttaataaatgaatattaatgaATGTTTTATGGCACGCAGGTTAATATCAGCTAGACAGTTGAGTTCATCAGAATATctattgtttgttatagcttttgATAGTATCAACAATTTACAGTTACAGGTCCAGAATGTTccgaaagaagaaaaaaaacccagtacTCAGGAATTGAAACAGAAAATAGAAAGCTTCAACATGATGGTTCAAAATGGCCTTATCATGAAGATGGTAAGTTAGTTCATATGCCTGTATGAACCGTAAATGACGGCAACCAGAAACAAaatggataatatatatatatcgtatatgttatatattaaactaaacctaaCCTAGAATGAATGCCTAAAATTTACTAAATGGTATTTAAATATTATGTTTGTCCTTCTCCACACTGCCCCTGGCATTGTCTTTCTTATGCATTTGTTTAGAAGTGCTCCACACAGTGGTTGTTGGAGGAAGCACTTGGTGATGTCATTTCTGTGTATGGTTCCTACATTTCCTATATGACACTGCAGGGAGCCTCAGACCACTCTGATGCCCTCTGAGTTTGAATTGTCAATATAAAGCCAGACAACGGGCCTGATTTAAAGTTAGACATAAGTCAAACTCCTGTCCTTAAAAATCTGCTGTGTTTTATTGTGTATGTGCAAAAAACAAATTTTAGCTTAAGTGCAATCTGCACTTGCGACCACCTAGGCCTGGAGGGACAACCTATTTACAGGGGGCCACATTTCCAAATACCCCTCTTAGGAGGCATAAAACTTGCTCCCATGAGCATGGTGTAAAGATACAGGCTGCTGCTGATGATTTCCTCCAGCAGAAACCGCAGTAGGGTCCACAAATAACGGTGTGTCACATCCCTAGAGCTAGCCCTGCAGTCATTACTTGCTTGGGCAGCCAGGGAACACAATGGAACATGTAGTTCCTCAATCCTAAATACTGATCAATAAAAGCACAGATGCAGTTTGTACAAAAAAACTTGATTAGAAATTAATTTGAACCCAAACCGTTGTTTCAATCTTTATTGTACTCCTGAATCCATAACTTTATTCTTGTCTACTGTCCTAATCCCAAAATAATCCACTTAATCCATTATGGGAAAAAAAACGCTAAATGCCACAGCATGACACAGCTGCATATCAAATGTAAATACAGTGTCAAACAGTTCAAGTTCAGTCATGCTTTTCCATTTAAGTTTTAAATATAAACTgtcttttattttgtataaacttATGTTTTTTGTTAGGtgcattaataaatgtatttaaattgctACAGTTTAATTTGCATTGTTTCTTCCAATGGtcaggcagatgatggcacctacACTGGATTCATTAAGGTGCACCTGAAGCTCCAACGTCCAGTCACCATAACAGACACTTCTCAGGCACCATCCATCTACACCATAAGCCAGGTGTCACCTAAAAAGCCAACAGAGAAGCAGACCCCCTTCTACCTGCCGGTGGATGCTGTGAAACAGCTGCACATCAGCAGTGTGACAACGGCCAGTGAGGTCATCAGGGGTCTTCTGCTGAAGTTCCAAGTGGTGGACGATCCCCTGAAATTTGCACTCTTCAAGCAATTGCAGAGGGATGGACAAGGTGAGCCCAATAAACTAACACTACATCAATCCCGAGAATGTATTAATGAGGattgtttttaattgttattatttaatgaaattaaaaatgAACGCAGTAGTATACGTGAAACATGAATGATTACGTAGAAATGTTAAAGTGAGTGCCCTAGTAGATAGGACAGGAGAGGGGTGGTGGCAATCGGATAGATTAGGGAAATCTAGGATGAGACCATGAGCAAAAGAAGCAAGGCATAAGGGTTAAGAGACTGAAAAATTTACTTGGAAATGGGAGGATGCTAAAAAGTCCTCAATATGTACACATTTAACAAAGTAAAGAAATAGAAACACtttttagagggaaaaaaaagaacaatGCTCGGATTAGCCTCATTTTTATGTTTAGAATTAGAGATGAACAAATCGGTTCAACCAAAAAAGTTTACAGGGCCTGCGTtgattaaagtaaaaataaacaaaaaatattggtAGCATGTCTCCCCCTGGATGTTCTGAATGTACACTGCATCAGTTCTGTCTGCAGAGATGTAAGACCTGTGGCCTCTTCACAGAGTGTTCAACTCCTTTGCATACGTGGAGAAACGTCATACCTTATTGGTCAACAGTTTCCAATCTGTTACTGGCCAAACAGTTCTACTATGTTTCATCACTGATGGAGATATTCTAGTAGTAAGGATTGGATCCTGTGAGGGAGGGCTTGTTAGGAGGGTAAAATGAGAGGGGGATATGAATGGGGACTAAAGGAGGAGGAATAATGTAATGCCAAAACTTAAATAAGCATTGAATGAACAATATATTATGAAAACCAACCCATGGACTCAAGGGAATCATAGGTACTCCTACTAGCTTGCGGTAGGAGCAGATGACAATGACAACCCTTAAAAATAGAAGAATCTCACCTTTATAATCTGCAAATTATATCTTTATCAAACATAACTAATAACAgagtaaagaaaacaaacaaacgtgCACTCTCTTAAGCTGCTTTAGTATTGCTTGAACTTTTGACCAGTATTTAAGCAGTTTGAGATGAGGTTGGTGGAGTCAGCTAAGTTGATTGTCTTCCCACTTTGGAAGGCTTATTTTCTGAAGACCAAGTACAGAGTCGAAGGTGTCTACATCTGGGTCAAGTAGGGAGACCAGTTTCCCATTTTGTGCAACTGGCAAACTGAAGGGAAAGCCCCAACTATAATTAATGCTTTATTCTTGCAGATATTTTCTGTATACATTCTACGAAATTGTAATGTATGCCCAGACAACTGTTGGAATATCTTGCTCTCATCAAAATTTATATTATTGAGGCGTTATGTCCTCTTAATTATTTATTCTTTCTGGGTATAGTAATCCAACCTGCAGATTACATCTCTTTCTGTTGCTGGGCTTTTTGGGCAGAGCACTCTATCGAAAATGATGTATTCATTTGGATCTTTTAAAATCTTGGTAATGGCATTTACTAGTTCCTAAAGAAGGATTTTTTCCGGAAGAACACAAAAACGCTAATTATTTTGATGGTCCTTATTGTCTAAATCACACTAAATCTTTGTTGCTTAGTAGTCTCAGCTCTGTAACTGCAGGGCACcaacctccctgtgtactgctgtTTATCTGAAGATTATTTACTCTCCACCAAGGCTTACAATCTAGCTGCTAGAAGCCTAAAGTCAGTTTGTACACTGGCTACTTTCTTAAGCACCATCTCTTGTAgttaaaaaaatgtatcaaaatcCTGCTTGGTTGGTAAGGTTTTGAGCAATTCTAAACTGAGGTCATGTTTATTCGGTGCTGTGGTATGCGAGTCACACTCCTCAGGTTGAGTAGGCATTTTGGTGGAAGTTGAGTTAGTTGGGGAGGCTTGTGTTGGTGGGTCATACATAGTTGTGGCACTTGCGATCTTAAGGAATTGACGGAAGTCTGTGCATGGAGATTGGTCTCCTGTCTTCCCCAAGGCCATTTTTTGAGATCCTTCCATGTACTTCCCCATCAGGATTTGAAGCCAGTTGTCATTTGAAAACATTGACAATTTCTCCCGTCAGTGATCAACGGCAGAAAGATTGCCGTTGACCACATGACCCATAAGTAACCCATATAGCCATTTTTAGTTGCTTGACATCTCTCTTGGTGTTGTATTTCACAGTTGACAGACTACCATTACCTGGGAGACACTGCTTACAGATCTCTGCAGGGTTAATACAGACTTATGTCCCCAGATACAAGTACCAATAGTATTGTATGGCTCAGGCTTATTGACATATAAGGTGCCATTAACCACTTGGGAAGGATAACTTAGGTTGTCAAGTTTTAAACAAAATACTCAGAATGCAGGGAATCTGGGGTGTCAGAGGCAGAGTGGAGCTAGAGACGATCCCCTCTGTGTTTTTGTATAAGTTGCTGGT is a genomic window of Mixophyes fleayi isolate aMixFle1 chromosome 2, aMixFle1.hap1, whole genome shotgun sequence containing:
- the RASSF5 gene encoding ras association domain-containing protein 5, which codes for MTVSGSMSSGYCSLEEDIEDYFFTARENLSRKSAKLQVQNVPKEEKKPSTQELKQKIESFNMMVQNGLIMKMADDGTYTGFIKVHLKLQRPVTITDTSQAPSIYTISQVSPKKPTEKQTPFYLPVDAVKQLHISSVTTASEVIRGLLLKFQVVDDPLKFALFKQLQRDGQVLFQKLSLTEHPLYLRLLAGPETDVLSFVLKENDTGEVQWEAFTVPELQNFLLILEKEEREKVLQVQKKYASFREQLQEALTDTTRKPV